One genomic region from Balaenoptera musculus isolate JJ_BM4_2016_0621 chromosome X, mBalMus1.pri.v3, whole genome shotgun sequence encodes:
- the RAB9B gene encoding ras-related protein Rab-9B — translation MSGKSLLLKVILLGDGGVGKSSLMNRYVTNKFDSQAFHTIGVEFLNRDLEVDGRFVTLQIWDTAGQERFKSLRTPFYRGADCCLLTFSVDDRQSFENLGNWQKEFIYYADVKDPEHFPFVVLGNKVDKEDRQVTTEEAQAWCMENGDYPYLETSAKDDTNVTVAFEEAVRQVLAVEEQLEHCMLGHTIDLNSGSKAGSSCC, via the coding sequence ATGAGTGGGAAATCCCTGCTCTTAAAGGTCATTCTCTTGGGTGATGGTGGAGTTGGGAAAAGCTCGCTCATGAACCGTTATGTAACCAATAAATTTGACTCCCAGGCTTTTCACACCATAGGGGTAGAGTTCTTAAATCGAGATCTGGAGGTAGATGGACGTTTTGTAACTCTCCAGATCTGGGACACTGCAGGGCAGGAACGCTTCAAGAGCCTTAGGACACCCTTCTACAGGGGAGCAGACTGCTGCCTCTTGACTTTCAGCGTGGATGACCGGCAGAGCTTTGAGAACCTTGGTAATTGGCAGAAAGAATTCATCTACTACGCAGATGTGAAAGACCCTGAGCACTTCCCCTTTGTAGTTCTGGGTAACAAAGTAGACAAAGAGGATAGGCAAGTGACTACTGAGGAGGCACAGGCCTGGTGCATGGAGAATGGAGATTACCCTTATCTAGAAACAAGTGCCAAAGATGATACTAATGTGACAGTGGCCTTTGAAGAAGCTGTCAGGCAGGTGTTAGCTGTAGAGGAACAGCTGGAGCATTGCATGTTAGGTCACACTATTGACTTGAACAGTGGTTCCAAAGCAGGATCTTCATGCTGTTAA